A single Biomphalaria glabrata chromosome 2, xgBioGlab47.1, whole genome shotgun sequence DNA region contains:
- the LOC106078572 gene encoding tyrosine--tRNA ligase, mitochondrial-like isoform X2, with protein sequence MLQTPQTIYCGFDPTADSLHIGNLLSLMVLLHGQRAGHNPIVVLGGATVMIGDPSGKTKERPLLEADDVEKNIIALMENVQRVTDNHSKFIYKGSKPLTDFRYLNNADWYKNINMVSFLSSFGRYFRVGEMITKHSVKSRLNSKEGITCTEFMYQIFQAYDWYHLFQKYNCTIQVGGNDQTGNISAGFDLIDKITKKHVFGLLIPLLLAPGGEKLGKSSGNSLWLDPKKSSPFEFYQYFFNLPDTEVEKYLKIFTFLPLTEIESIMEKQNRSPEQRVAQKKLAEQMTLLVHGESGIDSALRCTEVLFGDAIPALTAMSYTELQQLFRSAPSTEIIYDPEITVYDLCQRIKCFTKTEDIERIIKSGGVYINQQRITEPNHVLRDGQHILPNHITLVRVGKKNFYVVRWHLR encoded by the exons ATGCTTCAGACCCCCCAGACCATATACTGTGGTTTTGACCCCACCGCAGACAGTCTTCACATTGGTAATCTGCTCTCTTTGATGGTGCTATTACATGGTCAGAGAGCAGGACATAACCCGATAGTTGTG CTAGGTGGTGCCACTGTCATGATTGGTGACCCAAGTGGTAAGACTAAAGAACGACCACTTTTAGAAGCTGATGATGTTGAGAAGAATATTATAGCACTTATGGAAAATGTTCAGAGAGTCACTGATAATCACAGCaagtttatttacaaaggcTCCAAGCCATTAACAGATTTCAG ATATCTGAACAATGCAGACTGgtataaaaatattaacatgGTTTCATTTTTATCTTCATTTGGAAGATATTTTAGAGTTGGGGAGATGATTACTAAACATAG tGTCAAAAGTCGATTAAATAGCAAAGAAGGAATAACTTGTACAGAGTTTATGTACCAAATTTTTCAAGCCTATGATTGGTATCACTTGTTTCAAAAGTATAACTGTACCATTCAG gttggTGGTAATGACCAAACTGGCAACATTTCTGCTGGATTTGATCTTATtgacaaaataacaaaaaaacatgtgTTCG GTCTTTTAATACCTCTGTTACTGGCGCCTGGTGGTGAAAAGCTAGGAAAGTCTTCTGGTAATTCTTTGTGGTTGGATCCCAAAAAATCATCTCCCTTTGAATTCTATcag tatttttttaatctgcCTGATACAGAGGTTGAGAAGTATCTAAAAATCTTTACCTTTCTACCTCTAACAGAAATTGAATCTATTATGGAAAAGCAAAAC aggTCACCAGAACAAAGAGTGGCTCAAAAGAAATTGGCAGAGCAAATGACATTACTTGTGCATGGAG AATCAGGCATAGATTCTGCTTTGAGATGCACGGAGGTTCTGTTTGGTGATGCTATACCTGCCCTGACAGCAATGAGCTATACAGAGTTGCAGCAGCTCTTTAGAAGTGCTCCTTCTACAGAAATCATTTATGATCCAGAAATAACTGTATATGACTTGTGCCAGAGAATTAAATGCTTCACAAAAACAG AAGACATAGAGCGCATAATAAAATCTGGAGGTGTGTATATCAATCAACAAAGAATCACAGAGCCTAACCATGTCCTGAGAGATGGCCAGCATATATTACCCAACCACATAACTTTGGTCAGGGTTG gaaaaaaaaatttctatgtTGTGAGGTGGCACTTGAGATAA
- the LOC106078572 gene encoding tyrosine--tRNA ligase, mitochondrial-like isoform X1 — protein sequence MKMAAFVPSPFRFSFRTLTSIGVKRTSKYLNYRFERLKRKCSTSSMNLLTLNKRGLVENIFPDQRIPDLQKMLQTPQTIYCGFDPTADSLHIGNLLSLMVLLHGQRAGHNPIVVLGGATVMIGDPSGKTKERPLLEADDVEKNIIALMENVQRVTDNHSKFIYKGSKPLTDFRYLNNADWYKNINMVSFLSSFGRYFRVGEMITKHSVKSRLNSKEGITCTEFMYQIFQAYDWYHLFQKYNCTIQVGGNDQTGNISAGFDLIDKITKKHVFGLLIPLLLAPGGEKLGKSSGNSLWLDPKKSSPFEFYQYFFNLPDTEVEKYLKIFTFLPLTEIESIMEKQNRSPEQRVAQKKLAEQMTLLVHGESGIDSALRCTEVLFGDAIPALTAMSYTELQQLFRSAPSTEIIYDPEITVYDLCQRIKCFTKTEDIERIIKSGGVYINQQRITEPNHVLRDGQHILPNHITLVRVGKKNFYVVRWHLR from the exons ATGAAAATGGCAGCGTTCGTACCTTCACcttttagatttagttttagaaCCTTAACAAGTATTGGAGTTAAAAGAAcatctaaatatttaaattatcg ATTTGAACGTTTAAAGAGAAAATGCAGCACATCATCTATGAACTTgttaactttaaacaaacgagGCTTGgttgaaaatatttttcccGATCAAAG aaTTCCAGATTTGCAAAAAATGCTTCAGACCCCCCAGACCATATACTGTGGTTTTGACCCCACCGCAGACAGTCTTCACATTGGTAATCTGCTCTCTTTGATGGTGCTATTACATGGTCAGAGAGCAGGACATAACCCGATAGTTGTG CTAGGTGGTGCCACTGTCATGATTGGTGACCCAAGTGGTAAGACTAAAGAACGACCACTTTTAGAAGCTGATGATGTTGAGAAGAATATTATAGCACTTATGGAAAATGTTCAGAGAGTCACTGATAATCACAGCaagtttatttacaaaggcTCCAAGCCATTAACAGATTTCAG ATATCTGAACAATGCAGACTGgtataaaaatattaacatgGTTTCATTTTTATCTTCATTTGGAAGATATTTTAGAGTTGGGGAGATGATTACTAAACATAG tGTCAAAAGTCGATTAAATAGCAAAGAAGGAATAACTTGTACAGAGTTTATGTACCAAATTTTTCAAGCCTATGATTGGTATCACTTGTTTCAAAAGTATAACTGTACCATTCAG gttggTGGTAATGACCAAACTGGCAACATTTCTGCTGGATTTGATCTTATtgacaaaataacaaaaaaacatgtgTTCG GTCTTTTAATACCTCTGTTACTGGCGCCTGGTGGTGAAAAGCTAGGAAAGTCTTCTGGTAATTCTTTGTGGTTGGATCCCAAAAAATCATCTCCCTTTGAATTCTATcag tatttttttaatctgcCTGATACAGAGGTTGAGAAGTATCTAAAAATCTTTACCTTTCTACCTCTAACAGAAATTGAATCTATTATGGAAAAGCAAAAC aggTCACCAGAACAAAGAGTGGCTCAAAAGAAATTGGCAGAGCAAATGACATTACTTGTGCATGGAG AATCAGGCATAGATTCTGCTTTGAGATGCACGGAGGTTCTGTTTGGTGATGCTATACCTGCCCTGACAGCAATGAGCTATACAGAGTTGCAGCAGCTCTTTAGAAGTGCTCCTTCTACAGAAATCATTTATGATCCAGAAATAACTGTATATGACTTGTGCCAGAGAATTAAATGCTTCACAAAAACAG AAGACATAGAGCGCATAATAAAATCTGGAGGTGTGTATATCAATCAACAAAGAATCACAGAGCCTAACCATGTCCTGAGAGATGGCCAGCATATATTACCCAACCACATAACTTTGGTCAGGGTTG gaaaaaaaaatttctatgtTGTGAGGTGGCACTTGAGATAA